The stretch of DNA TTTTTCATATCCTCCATGGAAATGGATTCAGTATTCATTTGACGCACTATTCGTTTGGGAACAATAATAATTTTTGATGGTTACACGATCCTGATATAATTCCTGACGGATATTGCCTGATAATGCGCTTTCATCCTGAATTTCCTTTTTAAATCACATTTTTTTTAAAATCTGATTCCCGTCTGTTCCCGCCGACTATTCCAAATGAACGGATTTAATATCATGAAACCCTGATATCAGGTTATGAGTATTGAAGTCCTTCCTGTCGAGGGTCTGCCTGTATTTCATCCGGGCGACGATCTCGCGGGAGAAATCTGCAAAAAGATCGATCTAATTGATGGCGATATCCTCTGCATCGCCTCGTCGGTTTATTCAAAATCAAAAGGGCACATCAGGACTCTCGATGAAGTGGTTCCTTCGGAAAAGGCGAAGGAGATCGCCGGAATGTGCGGAGAGGACGAGAGGTTCATTCAGGTTGTCCTCGACCAGACCGAGGAGATCGTGCTCGAATATCCGTTTGTTCTCTCCAAGATGAGCTCCGGGCATGTCGGGGTCAGGGCCGGCGTCGACAACTCGAACGTGGAGAGGGGTCATGTGATCATCCTTCCCCCCGATCCTATGGCGGCTGCCGAAGAGATCATGGAGAGGGTTCGTGAGATTTCCGGCAAAGATATCCGCGTGATAATCACGGATACATGCGGAAGATCGTTTAGGAGAGGACAGACCGGTGTTGCGATCGGCTGGGCCGGAATGGATGCGATCAATGATTTCCGTGGGGATCACGATCTCTTCGGGCGGGTGCTTGAGATCACAGAAGAAGCTGTCGTGGATGAGATCGCAGCGTTTTCTAATTTCCTTATGGGAGAATCGAACAGGGGTGTGCCTGCGGTGGTCTTCAGGAACTGTCCGGAATGGAAAGGGCATAATGAATTGTATTTCGAGCCCGAATGCGATATAACGATAAAAGCACTGAGAAAAATAAACTGACAAAAAATATTTATTCTTTTTTTAGAACATATTGAAACCGTAGGCCAGATCCAGTGCACCGATGATTATCCCGATTATCGCTGCTGTGATCAGAACCGTTTTCGGAGACAGGTGAACTGCTCTCTTATCCTCGCTGTCGTAGTATGTTACAAGACCAGCGGATGATACCAGACGGCCTCCTTTATTTTTCGCTGCCATGCTTATATGTCTGTGTTTTGAATATATAAATGAGAGGCAGAGTGATCAGGATGGACAAAGAGACTGTGGTGTCGGGC from Methanolacinia petrolearia DSM 11571 encodes:
- a CDS encoding preprotein translocase subunit Sec61beta, yielding MAAKNKGGRLVSSAGLVTYYDSEDKRAVHLSPKTVLITAAIIGIIIGALDLAYGFNMF
- a CDS encoding coenzyme F420-0:L-glutamate ligase — translated: MSIEVLPVEGLPVFHPGDDLAGEICKKIDLIDGDILCIASSVYSKSKGHIRTLDEVVPSEKAKEIAGMCGEDERFIQVVLDQTEEIVLEYPFVLSKMSSGHVGVRAGVDNSNVERGHVIILPPDPMAAAEEIMERVREISGKDIRVIITDTCGRSFRRGQTGVAIGWAGMDAINDFRGDHDLFGRVLEITEEAVVDEIAAFSNFLMGESNRGVPAVVFRNCPEWKGHNELYFEPECDITIKALRKIN